A DNA window from Flavisolibacter ginsenosidimutans contains the following coding sequences:
- a CDS encoding MFS transporter — protein sequence MTLPSSLRALRYYNFRLYFFGQAVSLIGTWMQRIAISWLVYDVTHSAFYLGLISFAGQIPMLLLSPYAGAYVDRHSRYRTLLATQIASMIQAGALAALVFFGFYHVLTILLLSLMLGVINAFDTPARQSLMIVLVQNKKDLPNAIALNSSMVTMARLAGPAAAGILLSTFGEDVCFGLNFVSFIAVIASLLLMKLNIPERKKHTEPIWKNLQEGFAYLKGHRGLRTAIALMAFTSFIAMPYSNLYPVFAQTVYKGNVTTFSWMNSIGGLGALLGAVYMTRQKENANFLRLIVLSSSLFCLSMMLFAYTQNLVLALFFIFLGESGMLAQIAATNTYVQTRVDERMRGRVLSYYVMAFQGMQPLGSLLVGWAAHQSSAPLTVFWEGLLGIAAALAFIPSLRSVRKKEDRERLEKSRG from the coding sequence ATGACACTTCCTTCTTCGCTTCGGGCCTTGCGTTATTACAATTTCCGGCTTTACTTTTTTGGACAAGCCGTTTCGCTCATCGGTACGTGGATGCAACGCATCGCCATAAGCTGGCTTGTGTACGACGTTACGCATTCGGCTTTTTACCTGGGCCTCATCAGCTTTGCCGGACAAATTCCCATGCTGCTTCTTTCGCCTTATGCCGGTGCTTACGTGGACCGGCACAGCCGCTACCGCACTTTGCTGGCTACACAAATTGCGTCCATGATTCAGGCCGGCGCACTGGCCGCACTGGTGTTCTTCGGCTTCTACCACGTACTCACCATTCTTCTGCTCAGCCTAATGCTTGGCGTCATCAACGCTTTTGATACACCGGCGCGGCAATCGCTGATGATTGTGTTGGTGCAAAACAAAAAAGATTTACCCAACGCTATTGCACTCAACTCCTCGATGGTAACAATGGCACGCCTGGCCGGGCCTGCAGCCGCGGGCATTTTGTTGAGCACCTTTGGCGAAGACGTTTGCTTTGGACTCAACTTCGTCAGCTTCATCGCCGTTATTGCCTCGCTGCTCCTGATGAAATTAAACATACCCGAACGCAAGAAACATACGGAGCCCATTTGGAAAAACTTGCAGGAAGGCTTTGCTTATTTGAAAGGTCATCGCGGCTTGCGAACCGCTATTGCGCTCATGGCATTTACCTCATTTATCGCCATGCCGTACAGCAATCTTTACCCGGTGTTTGCGCAAACGGTTTACAAAGGCAACGTCACTACGTTTAGCTGGATGAACAGCATCGGCGGCCTCGGTGCGTTGCTCGGCGCCGTGTACATGACGCGGCAAAAAGAGAACGCCAATTTTTTGCGGCTCATTGTTCTTTCAAGCAGCCTGTTTTGCCTATCCATGATGCTTTTTGCGTACACCCAAAATCTTGTGCTTGCCTTGTTCTTTATCTTTTTAGGCGAAAGCGGTATGCTGGCGCAGATTGCCGCCACCAACACCTACGTGCAAACCCGCGTGGACGAACGAATGCGTGGACGGGTACTTAGTTATTACGTGATGGCTTTCCAGGGAATGCAGCCGCTTGGCAGTTTGCTGGTGGGCTGGGCCGCACACCAAAGTTCCGCGCCACTAACTGTTTTTTGGGAAGGACTGCTTGGCATTGCAGCCGCCCTTGCTTTTATTCCGTCGCTCCGAAGCGTTCGCAAAAAAGAAGACAGGGAACGCTTGGAAAAAAGCCGGGGTTAG
- a CDS encoding S9 family peptidase, with product MRTVFCLVNLLLCFSSFGQNSSVSFEKWLSLKQVANPVASRDGHYTAFTQTTTDWANNSYDTEIWLSQDGKEPYQLTRTTKGSSTQPRFTPDGHFVSFLADRGDKTQIYLIPVIGGEAFVITKDEDGVGTYEWSPTGKQIAYTKAEPDSAQDKTIRERYGAFSVENETFRQNHLWLVNFNYDSILLAGQLPCYKSKKDSSAGLCVELPKAKRLTSGNFSVNGFAWSPDGNTLAFTKVPNPLLPSSVHSDVALVNVASGQLTIAVNNPSSDEFDAWSPDGKQFVYESALSDSVSYYYKNPRLFVYDVATKQSKELAGDFDEQKSVVDWRPEGIYFTALQKTKSNLFLLDPSTERIKPMGEPVDIVAGVSFSKNANTLAFSGRSYEGLTEVYTSAVGGAPKKITNLSAQIAGWNTPVNEIIQWKSKDGATIEGILLKPRNFDPSKKYPLLVVIHGGPTGVDRPDPTPTYVYPIMQWCEKGAVVLRVNYRGSAGYGEKFRALNVKNLGVGDTWDVLSGVDYLNKRGLIDTSRMGCMGWSQGGYISAFLTTHTHLFKAISVGAGISNWVTYYVSTDITPFTRQYLQATPWANAAIYQKTSPMTTINQATTPTLIQHGELDRRVPISNAYELYRGLQDRGVPSKLIVYKGFGHGITKPKERLAAIWHNWLWFNDYVFGEKTAAIPTE from the coding sequence CCAACCCTGTTGCATCGCGCGATGGGCATTACACCGCCTTTACGCAAACCACTACCGATTGGGCCAACAACAGCTACGACACGGAAATATGGTTGTCGCAAGACGGCAAGGAACCGTACCAACTCACCCGCACAACAAAAGGCTCCAGTACGCAACCGCGTTTTACACCCGATGGCCACTTTGTAAGCTTTTTAGCCGACCGCGGCGACAAGACGCAGATATACCTGATACCGGTTATTGGCGGCGAAGCCTTTGTAATTACAAAAGACGAAGACGGCGTTGGCACTTACGAATGGAGTCCAACCGGTAAGCAAATTGCTTACACCAAAGCGGAACCCGACAGTGCGCAGGATAAAACCATCAGGGAACGGTACGGCGCTTTTAGCGTGGAGAATGAAACGTTCCGGCAAAACCATTTGTGGCTCGTAAATTTTAATTACGATTCAATCCTGCTGGCAGGTCAACTGCCTTGCTATAAAAGCAAAAAAGATTCATCGGCGGGACTTTGCGTAGAGCTTCCGAAAGCAAAGCGGTTAACAAGCGGCAATTTTTCGGTCAATGGGTTTGCGTGGAGCCCTGATGGAAACACCCTTGCGTTTACAAAAGTGCCCAATCCGTTGTTGCCCTCGTCCGTTCACAGCGATGTTGCGCTTGTGAATGTGGCCTCGGGGCAACTTACCATCGCCGTGAACAATCCATCGTCCGATGAATTTGATGCCTGGAGCCCGGATGGAAAACAATTTGTTTACGAAAGCGCCTTGTCTGATTCGGTGTCGTACTACTACAAAAATCCGCGCTTGTTTGTGTATGATGTGGCAACAAAGCAGAGCAAAGAACTGGCCGGCGATTTTGATGAACAAAAATCCGTTGTGGACTGGCGGCCCGAAGGAATTTATTTCACCGCCCTGCAAAAAACCAAAAGCAATTTGTTTTTGCTGGATCCATCAACCGAACGTATAAAACCTATGGGAGAACCGGTTGACATTGTAGCAGGCGTATCGTTTAGCAAGAACGCAAACACGTTAGCTTTTTCGGGGCGCAGCTACGAGGGATTAACAGAAGTCTACACAAGCGCCGTTGGAGGAGCGCCCAAAAAAATTACGAACCTTTCAGCCCAAATTGCGGGGTGGAACACACCCGTCAACGAAATCATTCAATGGAAAAGCAAGGACGGTGCAACCATCGAAGGCATCTTGCTAAAGCCACGCAATTTCGATCCGTCAAAAAAGTATCCGTTGCTGGTGGTGATACACGGCGGGCCAACCGGCGTTGACCGTCCGGACCCAACGCCCACCTATGTTTATCCCATCATGCAATGGTGCGAGAAAGGCGCCGTAGTGTTGCGTGTCAATTACCGCGGCAGTGCGGGCTATGGTGAAAAGTTTCGGGCACTTAACGTAAAGAATCTTGGTGTTGGCGACACGTGGGATGTGTTAAGCGGCGTTGATTATTTAAACAAACGAGGGCTGATTGACACATCCAGAATGGGTTGCATGGGCTGGAGCCAGGGTGGTTACATTTCGGCGTTTCTGACAACGCATACGCACCTGTTCAAAGCCATTTCTGTCGGCGCCGGAATCTCCAATTGGGTTACGTATTACGTGTCAACCGACATTACGCCGTTTACACGCCAATACCTGCAAGCAACGCCTTGGGCAAACGCGGCCATTTATCAAAAAACATCGCCCATGACCACAATTAACCAGGCCACCACACCAACACTTATTCAACACGGAGAGCTGGACAGGCGTGTGCCCATCTCCAATGCTTACGAATTGTACCGCGGCTTGCAAGACCGTGGCGTGCCCTCGAAATTAATTGTGTACAAAGGCTTCGGTCACGGCATTACAAAACCCAAAGAGCGTTTGGCCGCCATTTGGCACAACTGGCTTTGGTTTAATGATTATGTGTTTGGCGAAAAGACGGCGGCCATTCCAACGGAATAA